Within Oscillospiraceae bacterium, the genomic segment AGGACACGTCGGGCTTGCTGGTGGCCGCCAAGAATGACGCGGCGCACCTTGCCCTCGCCGGGCAGCTCGCCCGGCGTGAGATGACGCGCGTCTATGAGGGCCTGGCGGCAGGCGTCCTGCCCGATGCGCGCGGCACTTGGCAGGGCGCTATCGGGCGGGACCCGAAAAATCGAAAGCGTATGACAGTGACGGTCGCGGGCGGCAAACCGGCCGTCACCCACTACCGGGTGCTGGCGCGCCTGCCGGGCGCGACCCATGTGGAGTGTCGGCTGGAGACCGGCCGCACCCACCAGATCCGAGCGCATCTGCGCGCCGCCGGGCATCCGCTGCTTGGGGACAGTCTTTACGGCGGACCGGACCTGTGGGCGCTGCACGGGCAGTGTTTACACGCCGCTTCGCTGCGGCTGACGCATCCGAGGACCGGCCGGCCGCTGTTGTTCGAAGCCGCCCGGCCGGACTATTTTGCGGCCATGCTGGCGCGTCTGGCGCCGCGGCCCGAGGAGAGGGAGGGGCCCGGGGGCGCATGAACCCGGGGGTGTACAGGAGAAATGGGACAATTTGAGCATATCTTGCTGGCGTCCGATCTGGACGGCACACTTTACAACCGGGCGCGGCAGGTGTCGGAGCCCAACCGGGCCGCGATCCGGCGGTTCACCGAGGCGGGCGGGCGGTTCACCGTGGCCACGGGGCGGGCGATTCAAGCGTTCGCACAGCCGCGCACGGAGATCCCGCTGAACGCCCCGGTCATTTTGGCAAATGGCGCGCTCGTCTGCGACTACGACGAGGGCCGGGTGCTGCGGTCCGTTCCGCTCGCCGGCGACTATCTGTCCGTGTGCGCTTCTGTCCGGGAAGCCTTCCCGGAGGTCGCCGTTGAGGCGCACCTGCTGACGGGGATCTGGGTCGTCGGGAGCAATGGGTCGTCGCGCGCGCATCTCTCCGCCGTCCGGGTCTCCGCCACACAGGCGCCGTCTCTGGCGGACGTCCCGGGCGGCTGGCTGAAGGCGCTGTTTGTGGGCGAAGCGGCGGCGCTGCAGGCGTTGGGCGACTGGTTCCGCCCGCGGTACGGGGGTCGGTACGATCTCTGCTTCTCCCACGCGAACCTGTTGGAGATGCAGCACAAGGAGGCCAACAAGGGCGCGGCGCTGCTTTGGTTGGCCGACGCCCTGTCGATTCCGCGCGCGCGGGTCTTCTGTGTAGGCGATCAGGAGAACGACCTGCCCATGCTGCGCGCGGCGGTCTCCTTTGCCCCGGCAAACGCCGCTCCGGCGGTCCGCGCCGCGGTCCGCCGCATTGTCTCCGACTGCGACGACCACGCCCTCGCGGCCGTCATCGACATTCTGCCGACATTTGTGTGAGAATCGTTGTTTGGCAGTCTGAATCCCGCCAAAGAAAATGTACATTTCTTTGGCCCGCGATGCCATATTACAAAGCCTGATCTTGAAGAAAGCCGACAGTACGACAGGCGGTACGCCCACCGCCTTGCCCGATGAAAAATTCTGCGCCAAAGAGGAGGAGCCCACCTGGGCTCCTCCTCTTTGGCTAAAGTGGCAACTCAAGATTTTTGTTTTTATGGCTGCTTCGCGGCAATAAGGCACGATACAAAGATTTCTTTTTTGGCAAGATTAATACAAAATCGAATGCGCGGCTTGCAATTTCGGCATACAATAACAAATAATGAACAAGATCTAGGAGGCGGGAATTATGAAGAGGAACAAATCCAAGAAAATCATCTCAGTCGTCGTCGCTTTGGCGATGCTCGCGTCAATGTTTACACTTGGCGCTGCCGCGGTGTTCGCTGCCGACTCGGTTGACGAGTTTGCCTGGAACTTCTCGGAATTCACGGTGGGGTATCCGTTTGGCGAAAATATCGCAGCCGAAACGCAAAACACCGTTGGCAAAGGTCAGATATTCTTTGCCAATATTGGGCACAAAGCTTTCACGACAGTTCACTCGGCAGGCGCTTTCGGCACCAACAGCGAAAGTGCCGGCAACATAGTTGCAGACGACCTGAGCACCAAATGGTGTCAGGGTGTTACGGCAAGCAGCGCCTGGTTCATTCTTGACGCCGGCGGATCGGTGAAGGCGCCGTATTACGCCATCCGTGGCGCGAATGACGACATGTCTTATGCATCAACCAGGGTCCTACACACCTGGACAGTCCAGGGCGGCGACAGTGCATCCGGCCCTTGGACGACCATAAGTTCGCCCGGAGCACAGGGCGCCGGCTGGACTTCAAACTATCAGATCAGGATGTTTGACTTCGACAGTGACGCCATTCCGGCAGAAGGTTTCAGGTACTACCGGCTTCAAATAAGCCGTTATGGAAACACTGTCGGCGGCACAGCTCTCGGTACTTCAAGCAACACCATGCAGTTTTCATACTTCGGTCTTGTCACCGGCTACGACATCGTGGGCTCTGACGAGGAAACCAACTATTTATTGCCGCAGGTCGCTTCCGGCGTCAGTTCGTCGTGGGCGGGAAATCGAGCCACGATGAACGGGCCAAACGTTGTTACTGTGAACGGCAAAGTCGCAGACTCCGACAGCGCCGCGATCGCGGCCAAGAGCTACACCACCATCAAAAGCGGCCTGAACGTCACAGTCTATCCTGACACCAAATTTGGTTACATGTTCGCGCCTGAGGGCGTAACCGCAACCATTGCAAGCAATACATACGATTACAAATACCACGGCGCCCACATGTCCGTTGATCTTAAGTTCTCCGACGGCACCCGTCTGAAAGACATACCCGATGCCATAGATCAATACGGCATCGGAATGAACCCGACCGCGCAGGGCGAAGGCAAGGTGCTTAAGACCTACCAATGGAACTATGTGGAAAGTGAACTCGGCAAGTTCGCCGCGGGCAAGGTGATAACGGATATCATTCTCGGCTTTGAAATGCCTGACGCAACCCCGGGCCACAAAGCCGCCGGCTCATTTGACGACATCAAGATTTTCAGAGACGGCAGAGATTACATGCAAATCGAACCGGCGGATTTTGTTGACATCAGACAAGGCGCCAACGCCAGCGGCAACGCGACAGGCGCCCTTATTCCGGCGGTCGCAAGGCCAAACCCGTTCCAGTATTGGGTTCCGACGACAACCGCCCGCAATGATGCCAACAAATACGCGTGGACCAACACCAGTATGCATGGCATCACTACGAGCAAACTGGCCAGCAGACACATGGGCGAGAGACTGACGTTCCTGTTTATGGCCAACTCCACAACAACCGAGTATACAAACACCAACGTCAATAGCGCTGTTAACAACAGCAACGCGAACTTCACGCATGACAACGAGTTCGCCATTTACAACTACCACTACGGCGTCAAGTTCAATGACGACGACGCAAAAGCGCCCGGCGTTACACTGGAAGTCACGCCGACCACATACGGCGCCGTATTCAGGTTTACATTCCCGGCCGACTCTGCTGCCAGAAACGTGCTTCTAGCGGCGCCGCATAGCACCTCCAACAACTACTCCCGTATAACGAACACTACGGGCAATGTGTTCGATGGCTGGTGTCAAAACGGCGCCAACACCAACAGTTCCACGACCGGCAATGGGTCTTTAAGACGCAATTATCTTTACGGTGAGTTTAGCGCGCAGCCCACGTTCTATAGTCCCGCTGCCACCTCAATCAATACGCTCGCCAGCTTCCCAGATCTTGCCAATGGACCGGATGGCTCGACAGTTGTTGAGATGAGGGTTGCCACATCATTCCTGAGTGAGGGACAGGCCAAAAAGAATTTCGGCATGGATATGATTGGCATTGATAAGGATGACGATGTCTCCACTTGGACAGTGGCCGACGGCAAGTGGTTTGAAGCAGTAAAAACGGAAGCAAAGACGGAATGGAACAGGCTCCTCGGATCAGTTAAGATTGAGGACCCGACCGCGAATTACTGGCAGCTCAGCAACTTCTATTCCAAGCTGGCGCGCGCCAATCTGTACCCGACTCTCCTGGCGGAATACACCGGCGAAGGATTGCAGGGCGGTTGGCAGTACGCCAGCCCCTACAGAGGGACTAACGCAACCCCTATCGCCATGGACGGTTATATGATCTATAACGAAGGATGGTGGGATACATTCAAGAGCAAATGGCCGTTGCTCGGTTTCCTGAGGCCCACGGCCACTGCGGATCTCACAGACGGTATCATCCAGCACTATATCGACCAAGATGGCCGCGGCACTTCAAACGGTACGCCTCAGGCGGCAGTATCCAACGGACATGCCGTGCCACGCTGGATCAACCCCGGCGGAAACAACATGATGACCGGAACCAGTTCTGATGCAGTTATCTCCGATATGTTTACAACATACGATATCAACTTCGATAAAGTCATGGAAGGATACTTCTCATGGCTCAAGAGTTCCGCGGTTGTCACGCCAAACGCGGCGTACGGCGGACGCACCGGCTTGCACGAGGGAATTTTCAAAGGGTATCATCCCTGGGGTGTCTCGGCGCCTGCCGGCGGTGGCGGACAGCTTGACACCACATGGTCTTTGGAAGGCTATATCAATGACGCCGCCCAAGTCCATATGCTCAGGAAAATGGCGGCAGAAGTGGATGTAGAAGCCGTCATAGAAGGCTTTAGCGGCGCGTACTGGAAAGACAGATGGCTGGAAGAAGTCGTGTACTACGAAAACCGCGCTAAAAACTATGTCAACCATTTTGACCCGTCGCAGCCGGCCGACTACAACGGTTACGAATTTACGCCCGGTTGGTTCTTGAACAGAAACAGAGACGGAAGCTTCAGAAAGCAAAATCCGCTCAACTGGGGCGGCGGTTACACCGAAGACAACGCATGGCCATACAGAGTATTGGTACCACAAGATGGGCGCGGCCTTGCGAACCTTCTGGGCGGCGCCATGAATCTGCCAGGTCCCAAAGCCCTGCGCATTGCGTTGGACGAAGGGTTTAACGCGGAAGGGATTTCCATGGATTACGTAAGCGGCGGTACGAGCAGCGGAACCGGCGGATACGGCGGATGGATCCATGAAGCCTATGAAAAACGCGAAGTAAAATTGGGCCAGTTCGGCATGTCCAACCAGACCGCATATCATATGCCCTGGATGTATCTGCACAGCGATCAACCGTGGAAGACGCAGTATACGACAAGGACCGCCCTTGCGCGCGCCTACAGCGGCGAGGCAATCGGCTACGGCTACATGGGCGAAGAGGACAATGGAGCATTCGCTTCGTGGTATGTCTGGGCGTCTCTTGGACTGTACCCGCTCGACTTAGGCAGCGGCCAGCTTGTGATCAGTTCGCCGACGTTCCAAAAGATTACCATCACCAATGACAGCGGCAAAAAGATCACCATCAATGCCCCCAATAACAGCTTCGAGAATCTTTACATCCAAAGCATGAAGGTCAACGGCGAGGATTACCGCAAGTTATACCTTGAGGAAGACCTGCTGAAGCAGGATCTGGTTATTGACTATGTCATGGGCCCGACGCCGAATGAGACTTGGTTTCATGAGGCGCCTCCGTCGCTGACAGAAGGCGATGGCGCACCCGACATTCTGACGGACCTGACGTATGAAGGCATCCCGTTACAAAACACGGCGATTCCTGCAAATCAAAGCGGCGCCGTTGTCTCTGTGACCAACATTGCTTTGACGGGCAATGACAGCGCCTATTATCTGTTTGACGACATGTCGTCCAGCACGGGCAACAATTCAGGGCAGCAAATGACAAAAACCACCTACGATGCCAAATTCACAGCGAGAAGCGCAAGCGTCACATATTATGATCCG encodes:
- a CDS encoding HAD-IIB family hydrolase; protein product: MGQFEHILLASDLDGTLYNRARQVSEPNRAAIRRFTEAGGRFTVATGRAIQAFAQPRTEIPLNAPVILANGALVCDYDEGRVLRSVPLAGDYLSVCASVREAFPEVAVEAHLLTGIWVVGSNGSSRAHLSAVRVSATQAPSLADVPGGWLKALFVGEAAALQALGDWFRPRYGGRYDLCFSHANLLEMQHKEANKGAALLWLADALSIPRARVFCVGDQENDLPMLRAAVSFAPANAAPAVRAAVRRIVSDCDDHALAAVIDILPTFV
- a CDS encoding RluA family pseudouridine synthase, whose protein sequence is MPRQYFEAAAADEGLRLDVLLARSGTLSRSAFARLCAQGGVSLAGRPAGKNHRVTAGEIFAADWPDPAPSAAAAQDIPLDVVYEDEDLIVVNKPRGLVVHPAAGHATGTLVNALLHHCRGGLSGIGGVARPGIVHRLDKDTSGLLVAAKNDAAHLALAGQLARREMTRVYEGLAAGVLPDARGTWQGAIGRDPKNRKRMTVTVAGGKPAVTHYRVLARLPGATHVECRLETGRTHQIRAHLRAAGHPLLGDSLYGGPDLWALHGQCLHAASLRLTHPRTGRPLLFEAARPDYFAAMLARLAPRPEEREGPGGA
- a CDS encoding glycoside hydrolase family 92 protein: MKRNKSKKIISVVVALAMLASMFTLGAAAVFAADSVDEFAWNFSEFTVGYPFGENIAAETQNTVGKGQIFFANIGHKAFTTVHSAGAFGTNSESAGNIVADDLSTKWCQGVTASSAWFILDAGGSVKAPYYAIRGANDDMSYASTRVLHTWTVQGGDSASGPWTTISSPGAQGAGWTSNYQIRMFDFDSDAIPAEGFRYYRLQISRYGNTVGGTALGTSSNTMQFSYFGLVTGYDIVGSDEETNYLLPQVASGVSSSWAGNRATMNGPNVVTVNGKVADSDSAAIAAKSYTTIKSGLNVTVYPDTKFGYMFAPEGVTATIASNTYDYKYHGAHMSVDLKFSDGTRLKDIPDAIDQYGIGMNPTAQGEGKVLKTYQWNYVESELGKFAAGKVITDIILGFEMPDATPGHKAAGSFDDIKIFRDGRDYMQIEPADFVDIRQGANASGNATGALIPAVARPNPFQYWVPTTTARNDANKYAWTNTSMHGITTSKLASRHMGERLTFLFMANSTTTEYTNTNVNSAVNNSNANFTHDNEFAIYNYHYGVKFNDDDAKAPGVTLEVTPTTYGAVFRFTFPADSAARNVLLAAPHSTSNNYSRITNTTGNVFDGWCQNGANTNSSTTGNGSLRRNYLYGEFSAQPTFYSPAATSINTLASFPDLANGPDGSTVVEMRVATSFLSEGQAKKNFGMDMIGIDKDDDVSTWTVADGKWFEAVKTEAKTEWNRLLGSVKIEDPTANYWQLSNFYSKLARANLYPTLLAEYTGEGLQGGWQYASPYRGTNATPIAMDGYMIYNEGWWDTFKSKWPLLGFLRPTATADLTDGIIQHYIDQDGRGTSNGTPQAAVSNGHAVPRWINPGGNNMMTGTSSDAVISDMFTTYDINFDKVMEGYFSWLKSSAVVTPNAAYGGRTGLHEGIFKGYHPWGVSAPAGGGGQLDTTWSLEGYINDAAQVHMLRKMAAEVDVEAVIEGFSGAYWKDRWLEEVVYYENRAKNYVNHFDPSQPADYNGYEFTPGWFLNRNRDGSFRKQNPLNWGGGYTEDNAWPYRVLVPQDGRGLANLLGGAMNLPGPKALRIALDEGFNAEGISMDYVSGGTSSGTGGYGGWIHEAYEKREVKLGQFGMSNQTAYHMPWMYLHSDQPWKTQYTTRTALARAYSGEAIGYGYMGEEDNGAFASWYVWASLGLYPLDLGSGQLVISSPTFQKITITNDSGKKITINAPNNSFENLYIQSMKVNGEDYRKLYLEEDLLKQDLVIDYVMGPTPNETWFHEAPPSLTEGDGAPDILTDLTYEGIPLQNTAIPANQSGAVVSVTNIALTGNDSAYYLFDDMSSSTGNNSGQQMTKTTYDAKFTARSASVTYYDPAAPKVEMYTLTSSNTANADPKDWILSASNDGIEWIELDKRDDEIFNWRRYTRPFVIDEAKQGNYKYYKLDIIDASGAENLMLAELEFLADQYTHAAPAEVKIYGGYQSAAAEFSFNNTGDSYPAWAVTAVYDENSILAEAKANPVTAAAGEYTTLRFQIGELPDGYTAKAFLWDAENAPLCEAASYVSR